The Marinobacter halotolerans genome includes a window with the following:
- a CDS encoding NnrS family protein: MQSIPTSGTPGAMSVGQLFAYPFRIFFIALTLLAILAIPAWILQVSGAIQLPLALPGLFWHQHEMLFGFLSAAIAGFLLTAVCVWTQTERTHGLPLVLLFGVWLAGRLLLAFGAGLPDWMIHGVNLAFLPLVMLDAGRRIWKARQKRQLMILLVLGLFWLMQVGFVTRLAPAFSYGALIMAMALISIIGGRITPAFSAGWLRQRGLDATKVRMVPALDMAALFTIILLMISLVTGWPILTAILALIAAGLMLVRLAGWKGWLFRKEPLLWMLHLSILWVPVSLTLLAGSILADWPASAWTHAAGTGAVGCLILGVIARVSLGHAGHPLVLPRGMVAAFIIIHLAALVRVATAFGSLPWQAGVGISSLLWMLAFGIFLARYGRILVSPRADGKPG; encoded by the coding sequence ATGCAGTCCATCCCCACCTCTGGAACGCCGGGGGCCATGAGTGTCGGTCAGCTTTTCGCCTATCCGTTTCGCATTTTTTTCATCGCACTGACCCTGCTTGCCATCCTTGCAATCCCGGCCTGGATACTTCAAGTCAGCGGAGCCATCCAATTGCCACTGGCCCTGCCCGGCCTGTTCTGGCACCAGCACGAAATGCTGTTCGGTTTCCTGTCTGCCGCCATCGCCGGTTTCCTGCTGACTGCGGTCTGCGTGTGGACCCAGACTGAAAGAACTCATGGATTGCCGCTGGTTCTGCTGTTTGGTGTCTGGTTGGCCGGGCGCCTGTTACTGGCTTTCGGTGCAGGCCTGCCGGACTGGATGATTCATGGGGTCAACCTGGCCTTCCTGCCACTGGTCATGCTGGATGCTGGCCGGCGCATATGGAAGGCGAGGCAGAAACGGCAACTGATGATTCTGCTGGTGCTGGGGTTATTCTGGCTGATGCAGGTTGGCTTCGTCACGAGGCTGGCCCCGGCCTTCAGTTACGGCGCCCTGATTATGGCCATGGCGCTGATCAGTATCATTGGCGGCCGCATCACCCCGGCTTTTTCTGCGGGCTGGCTTCGTCAGCGCGGGCTGGATGCCACGAAGGTCCGGATGGTTCCGGCTCTGGACATGGCGGCGCTGTTCACAATAATCCTGCTTATGATTTCCCTGGTGACCGGCTGGCCGATCCTGACCGCCATACTGGCATTGATTGCCGCCGGGCTGATGCTTGTCCGTCTGGCCGGATGGAAAGGCTGGCTTTTTCGCAAGGAGCCTCTGCTATGGATGCTGCACCTGTCCATTCTCTGGGTTCCCGTGTCGCTAACGCTGCTCGCCGGCAGCATTCTGGCGGACTGGCCCGCCAGCGCCTGGACCCACGCGGCCGGCACCGGCGCGGTCGGCTGCCTGATCCTGGGCGTCATCGCCCGGGTATCCCTGGGCCATGCGGGCCATCCGCTGGTACTGCCCCGGGGTATGGTGGCCGCCTTTATCATCATTCACCTGGCGGCGCTGGTGAGAGTGGCCACAGCCTTCGGTTCCCTGCCCTGGCAGGCCGGGGTGGGCATTAGCTCGCTGCTGTGGATGCTCGCATTCGGTATTTTTCTGGCCCGCTACGGGCGAATACTGGTATCGCCAAGGGCGGACGGAAAGCCGGGCTGA